One segment of Candidatus Dormiibacterota bacterium DNA contains the following:
- a CDS encoding metalloregulator ArsR/SmtB family transcription factor, with translation MSMQRCCPPTELARGDFAAEAALLKALADPHRLAILATLARAQDEVCVCDFTAGLPLNQPTVSHHLRLLREAGLISGERRGTWVYYRLQPDAQRRVGDAIASALSAAVPALLA, from the coding sequence ATGTCGATGCAACGATGCTGCCCCCCGACCGAGCTGGCGAGGGGCGATTTTGCCGCGGAAGCCGCGCTCCTCAAAGCGCTCGCCGACCCACACCGGCTCGCCATTCTCGCAACCCTCGCGCGCGCCCAGGATGAAGTGTGCGTCTGCGATTTCACGGCCGGGTTGCCGCTCAACCAGCCGACTGTATCGCACCATCTGCGTCTGCTCCGCGAAGCGGGCCTCATCAGCGGCGAGCGGCGCGGCACGTGGGTATACTACCGGCTCCAGCCCGACGCGCAGCGTCGCGTCGGCGACGCGATCGCAAGCGCATTGTCGGCGGCCGTCCCGGCGTTGCTCGCGTGA